The following are encoded in a window of Kitasatospora sp. NBC_01250 genomic DNA:
- a CDS encoding universal stress protein, producing MAESTRVIVGVSGSRRDAAVLQRAAAEAARRGAELVPVIAWTPVGGEPAYRAHPCPPLAAAWHQAARNRLDKAFGEAFGGYPAGLPVSPVVIRGAAGPALLQIADRPDDLLVVGAGRRGPLRPLFARVTRHCLARARCTVLTVPADARPTTHHPRGGRAELAMAA from the coding sequence ATGGCCGAGTCCACCCGGGTCATCGTCGGCGTCAGCGGTTCACGGCGCGACGCGGCGGTCCTGCAGCGCGCGGCGGCGGAGGCGGCCCGGCGCGGCGCCGAGCTGGTGCCGGTGATCGCCTGGACCCCGGTCGGTGGCGAGCCCGCCTACCGTGCGCACCCCTGCCCGCCGCTGGCCGCCGCCTGGCACCAGGCCGCGCGCAACCGCCTCGACAAGGCGTTCGGCGAGGCGTTCGGCGGCTACCCGGCCGGCCTGCCGGTCTCCCCCGTCGTGATCCGCGGTGCGGCGGGCCCCGCCCTGCTGCAGATCGCCGACCGCCCCGACGACCTGCTCGTGGTCGGCGCCGGCCGTCGCGGACCGCTGCGGCCGCTCTTCGCCCGGGTCACCCGCCACTGCCTGGCCCGCGCCCGCTGCACCGTCCTCACCGTCCCGGCCGACGCCCGGCCCACCACCCACCACCCGCGCGGTGGGCGCGCCGAGCTGGCCATGGCCGCCTGA
- a CDS encoding serine hydrolase domain-containing protein — protein sequence MREQMRQGLSVGQGLSVGRGRQGRRAVLPAVVAVGVMTLSAALAPSAVSATARPDAVQQGLNALLHNDGVPAALAGVQGRDGRIRTYTAGVGDLATGAKVPVDGQVRIGSNTKTFTAVVVLQLVGEGKIGLDEPIETYLPGLVRGDGIDGRHITVRQLLQHTSGIPDYEGYIDEAAMQDRYYDPRDLLDIALQHKADFAPGTGFNYSSTNYVLAGLIVQKVTGRPLPEEIEQRVVQRIGLRHTYFPAPGDRTIREAHPQGYRRDAAGGPLLDFTQMDPSAGWAAGQMISTNSDLDRFFTALLGGRLLPAAQLAQMRTTVPIGTTGAGYGLGIISRPLSCGGVYWGHGGDIPGYETRGGVTDDGRAADVAVTTIPTDPVGTTHVENVVDTALCGLPHAS from the coding sequence ATGCGTGAGCAGATGCGACAGGGGCTTTCGGTCGGGCAGGGGCTTTCGGTCGGGCGGGGGCGGCAGGGCCGGCGCGCGGTGCTGCCGGCCGTGGTGGCGGTCGGCGTCATGACCCTGAGCGCCGCCCTGGCGCCGTCCGCCGTCTCCGCCACCGCCAGGCCGGACGCCGTCCAGCAGGGCCTGAACGCACTGCTGCACAACGACGGTGTGCCCGCCGCGCTGGCCGGCGTCCAGGGCCGCGACGGCCGCATCCGCACCTACACCGCGGGGGTCGGCGACCTGGCCACCGGTGCGAAGGTGCCGGTCGACGGGCAGGTGCGGATCGGCAGCAACACCAAGACGTTCACCGCGGTGGTCGTGCTGCAACTGGTCGGCGAGGGGAAGATCGGCCTCGACGAACCGATCGAGACCTACCTGCCGGGCCTGGTCCGGGGCGACGGGATCGACGGGCGCCACATCACCGTGCGCCAGCTGCTGCAGCACACCAGCGGGATCCCCGACTACGAGGGCTACATTGACGAGGCCGCGATGCAGGACCGCTACTACGACCCCCGCGACCTGCTGGACATCGCGCTGCAGCACAAGGCCGACTTCGCTCCCGGGACGGGGTTCAACTACAGCAGCACCAACTACGTGCTGGCCGGCCTGATCGTCCAGAAGGTCACCGGCCGCCCGCTGCCCGAGGAGATCGAGCAGCGGGTCGTCCAGCGCATCGGGCTGCGCCACACCTACTTCCCCGCCCCCGGCGACCGGACCATCCGGGAGGCCCATCCCCAGGGGTACCGCAGGGATGCGGCCGGCGGACCGCTGCTCGACTTCACCCAGATGGATCCCTCCGCGGGCTGGGCGGCGGGCCAGATGATCTCCACCAACTCCGACCTCGACCGGTTCTTCACCGCCCTCCTCGGCGGCCGCCTCCTCCCGGCGGCCCAGCTCGCCCAGATGCGCACCACCGTCCCCATCGGCACCACCGGCGCCGGCTACGGGCTGGGGATCATCAGCAGGCCGCTCTCCTGCGGTGGCGTCTACTGGGGCCACGGCGGCGACATCCCGGGTTACGAGACCCGGGGCGGGGTCACCGACGACGGCCGGGCCGCCGACGTCGCGGTGACCACCATCCCGACCGACCCGGTCGGCACCACGCACGTCGAGAACGTCGTGGACACGGCCCTGTGCGGGCTGCCGCACGCCTCCTGA